Below is a genomic region from Xylophilus sp. GW821-FHT01B05.
CACATTGGCAAAGGTGCCGCGCATCATCACATCATGGTTGCCGCGGCGTGCGCCATAGCTGTTGAAGTCTGCCTTTTGCACACCGTTGGCCAGCAGCCACTGGCCCGCCGGAGAGCTTTCCTTGATCGAACCGGCTGGCGAAATGTGGTCAGTGGTGATGGAGTCGCCAAACAGCGCCATGATGCGCGCGCCCTCGACCTTCACCGCCTCTTCGCCGGTGCCGCCCTCCAGCGTGAAGTCCTTGAAGAACGGTGGCTCGGCGATATAGGTGCTGGCCGGCCAGTTGTAGGTCTGGCCAGTCACGCCCTTGATCTTCTCCCAGAGCTTGCCGGGATCGGTGCGCACCTTGGAATAGTTCTCGCGGAAGGCCTTGCCCTTCATGGCGTACTTCAGCAATGCATAGATCTCGTCGCTGGTCGGCCAGATGTCGCCCAGGTAGATGTCGCGCCCCTTCTTGCCCTTGCCAACCGGTTCGGTCATGAGGTCACGCAGCACGGTGCCAGCAATCGCATAGGCCACCACCAAGGGCGGGCTGGCCAGGAAGTTGGCCTTGAGGTTGGGGTGGATGCGCGCCTCGAAATTGCGGTTGCCCGACAGCACGGCGGCGCAAACCAGATCGTTCTTGGTGATGGCCTCGTTCAGCTCGGGCGTCAGGTCCCCGGCATTGCCGATGCAGGTGGTGCAGCCATAGCCCGCCAGCGCAAAGCCCAGCTTCTCCAGGTAGGGCAGCAAGCCGGTCTCGGCCAGGTACTCGGTGACGATGCGCGAGCCCGGCGCCAGCGAGGTCTTGATGTGCGGCTGCACTTTCAGGCCCGCCTCCACCGCCTTCTTGGCCAGCAGGCCGGCGGCCAGCAGCACGCTGGGGTTGGAGGTATTGGTGCAACTGGTGATGGCCGCGATCAGCACATCGCCGCTGCCCACCGTCACGCCCTTGGTGTCGGACTCGCTGGCCTTGGCCGTGCCTTCGGCGGGCTCCAGCATGGGGCGGTTGGCCTCCATCTCGACCACATGCCGCGCGGCCCCCGAGGGAGTGGCAAGCTCGGCCAGGGCCTCGTCGGCATGCGAGACAAGCAGCGGATAGCGCTGTGCCAGGCGTTCGGCGGGCTGGTTGAAGCCGTTCTCGGCAGCCGGCCGGGAGAACAGGGTTTCGAACTGGTCCGCGACCTTGCCCAGTTCGATCCGGTCCTGCGGCCGCTTCGGCCCCGCCAGGCTGGGGGTGACCTCGCCCAGATCGAGCTTCACGGTCTGCGAATAGTCGATCTCGCCAGCCAGCGGCACGCCGAACAACTGTTGTGCGCGGAAATAGGCCTCGAAGGCTTCGATTTCGGTCTTGGTGCGGCCGGTGCCCTTGAAATACTCGATGGTCTTCTCGTCCACCGGGAAAAAGCCCATGGTCGCGCCATATTCAGGCGCCATGTTGCCAATGGTGGCCCGGTCCGGCACGCCCAGCGTGCGCGTGCCCTCGCCAAAGAACTCCACGAACTTGCCCACCACCTTGTGCTTGCGCAGGATCTCGGTGACGGTCAGCACCAGGTCGGTTGCAGTGACACCTTCGCGCAGCTGTCCGGTCAGCTCGAAGCCCACCACGTCGGGCGTGAGGAAGTAGACCGGCTGGCCCAGCATGGCCGCCTCGGCCTCGATGCCACCCACACCCCAGGCCACCACGCCAATGCCATTGACCATGGTGGTGTGGCTGTCGGTGCCCACGAGGGTATCGGGGTAGTACACGCCGTCGCTCTTGCGCTGGTGTACGCCGCGCGCCAGGTATTCAAGATTCACCTGGTGCACGATGCCGAATCCCGGTGGCACCACGCCAAAGGTGTCAAAGGCCTGCATGCCCCATTTCATGAACTGGTAGCGCTCCTCGTTGCGCTTGAACTCCAGCTTCATGTTCAGGTCCAGCGCATCCTTGGTGCCGTAGTAGTCGACCATGATCGAGTGGTCCACCACCAGGTCCACCGGCACCAGCGGCTCGATGCGCTTGGGCTTCTTGCCCAGGCGGTTGGCAGTGCTGCGCATGGCGGCCAGATCTGCCAGCAAGGGAACACCCGTGAAATCCTGCAGGACCACGCGCGAGACGACAAAGGGAATCTCGTCGACCCGCTCCGCGTTGGGCTTCCAATTGGCCAGTTGCGCGACATGCTCGGCGGTGATCTTCTTGCCATCGCAATTGCGCAGCACCGACTCCAGGACGATGCGGATCGACACGGGCAAGCGTGCCACGCTGGGGAACTGCTCGGTCAGCACCGGCAGCGAGAAAAATTTTCCGGAGGACCCTGGCGCAGTCTTAAGCTTCTTCAGGGTCTTGGCGAAATCGTGGGACGTTGGCTTGGGCATCAAAGGCTCCTGGCAAGTAGGGAACAAGACAAAAGACATTTTGTCAGGGCATCCGGATCTTGTCGTTGCGCGCGATGGAACCCGCACTGGTCGTAGACAAACGCCCACGCTCTTTCAAGTTGTCACGACCCCGTCAACTTCAAAGCGCCAAGAACAACGCATCTTTACAAATTGGCTACATGTTTTGGATTTTTCCAAACCCCTGACCCGACACCTCTTCGTCCGCAAGCATCGGCGAAAAAATCCTTATTTGACAATAGGCTTCTTGCCATAAAAAAACCCCGCAAACTCGTCAGAGTCTTACGGGGTTTTATGGTGGCAGCGCTAATCGCCTGCTACCCATGACGGGGACGCATCAGATGGCGTACTTGGCGCGGTCTTCACCTTGAATCCATTTCGGGGCCTTGCCGCGGCCAGTCCAGGTCGCGCCGGTTGCCGGGTCGCGGTATTTGGCGGCAACCTTGCTGCCACGTGCGGCAGAGGTGCGGCCGCGGGCTGGCGGGAACACATCCTGTGCGGTAAGCCCATACTCCTCAACAATGCGACGCGCCTGTGCAACCGCATCTGCGGTTTCACGCTGGCGCGCATCGCTGATCTGGGCTTCGAGCGCCTCGCGCTGCTTGAGCAGTTCCTTGTATGACGTCATGGTGCAGATCCGTTGGCTAAAAATTAAAAAGGTGTGGGATTATAAGGAGACCATGGATCAAAACGATATGTATCATATTGTTTTTTATCCAAATAGGCCTGCTGCATTATCCCACCACTTGATTCTCCACCGGCAGCATGGCCAATACCTTGTCGATTCTTTTTCCGTCCAGGTCGACGACCTCGAATATCCAGCCAGCGCACTCCACCTGCTCTCCCACCGCCGGAAGACGGCCGGACTCCGACATCAACAAACCCGCCAGCGTGTTGTAGAGATTGCGGTCCTCGCCAGGCAAATCACGAATATCGAGGCGATCCTTCAATTCGCCGACGGGCATCAGCCCATCAAGCAGCCACGAACCGTCCGCACGCTGCACCGCCCAGGCCTGGGCCTGGCCGCCGGGCTGCAACTCGCCAGTAATGGCCTCCAGCAGATCGCGCGGTGTCATCAGGCCCTGGACCACGCCATATTCATCCACCACAAATACCAGCCGCCCCGACTGCGCACGAAACTGCTCCAGCAGCTCCATTCCCGACAGCGTTTCAGGCAGAAAGGACGCGGGCTGGGCATGCGCCTCAATAGAACCTTCAGCCTCGGCACCCAGCGCCAGCAACTGCGCCACGCTGATGATGCCCACCACCTCGTCGAGCGACCCCCGGCACACCGGGTACCAGGAATGCGAGCCCCGCTCCGGGCTGGCGCCGGCCTGGCGCAGCGCCGCAGCCACGGTGGCGGAGGCATCCATCCAGTCGATATCCGCGCGCGGCACCATGAGCGAGGTCAGGGGCCGGTCATCCAGATGAAACACGTTCTGCACCATACGGTGCTCGTGCTGCTCGATGATGCCGGCGTCCACGCCCTCCTCCAGGCTGGCCACGATCTCCTCTTCAGTCATGGGACGCCCACCGGATGTGTCGACCCGCAGCAGCCGCAGGATGCTGCGGGTGCTGAACGACAGCAGATGCACGAAGGGCTTGGCCACGCGCGCCACCCAGGTCATCGGGCGCGCCACCCAGCGCGCAACCGTCTCGGGATAGAGCTGGCCAATACGCTTGGGCACCAGTTCCCCAAAGACGATGGTGATGAAGGTAATCAGGATCACCACGATGGCCGTGGCGCTGATTTCAGCGGCACGCGCTGGCGTACCAATGCTTTGCAGCAGCACCGCCAGGTCGTCACTGAAGGCGGCCTCGCCCAGAATGCCGTTGAGCATGCCGATGGAGGTAATGCCCACCTGCACCGACGACAAAAACTCAGTGGGATGGTCGAGCAGGGCCAGCGAGGCCTGCGCACCCTTGTCGCCCTCTTCGGCCAACGCAGCCAGCCGCGACCTGCGGCTCGACGCCAGCGCCAGTTCGGACATGGCAAACACGCCGTTGAGAAGGGTCAGCAGCGCGATCAGCAGGAAATCCATGGAGGAGGGAGAGAGAATCCGGAGATGGCACTTTACTGTATGGGCGACGTGCAGGGCTGCGACAGCGCCTTGCAGCGCCTGCTGGACACCCTCGATTTCTCCCCCAGCCGCGACACGCTCTATGTGCTGGGCGACCTCGTCAACCGCGGACCGGACTCTGCCGCCGTGCTGCGCCGGCTGATGCGTTATGGCGATGCCGCGCGTTGCGTACTGGGCAACCACGACCTGCATCTGCTGGCGGTGGCGCACGGCATCCGGCCGGCGCACCGGCTCGATACGCTGGAAGGCATCCTGGCCGCAACGGACCGCGCCACCATGCTCGACTGGCTGCGCATGCAACCGATGGCCCGGCGCATCACGCACGGCGCACAGGAGCTGCTGTTGGTGCATGCCGGCGTATTGCCAGCCTGGACCGCGGCAGACGTGATGGCCCTGGCCGCCGAAGTCGAAGCCGCCCTGCGCGGCCCAGACCTGGCGAGCTTTCTAAGCACCATGTATGGCAACGCCCCGGCAGCATGGGACGACCGCCTCACAGGCGCAGACCGGCTGCGGGTGGTGGTGAACGCGCTTACGCGCCTGCGCTTCTGCACACCCGAAGGCCGCATGGACTTTGCGGTGAAGGAAGGTGCGGCCCAGGCACCAACGGGGCTATTGCCCTGGTTCGACCTGCCCGAGCGGCGCACGCGCGATATGACTGTGGTCTTCGGCCACTGGTCCACCTTGGGCTGGCTGGAGCGGCCCGACCTGCTGTCGCTGGATACCGGCTGCGTCTGGGGCGGCTGCCTCAGTGCCGTACGGCTGGGCCCAACGCGCGAGGCGTGCGATCTGGTGCAGGTGAAATGCGAGCAGGCTCAGGCACCGGGCTGACCATCCGCGCGCATCACGCTGGGTCTATACGAAACCCCGTATCAAACGTGGCCTGCACCTGCAGCGGCTGCGGGATCAGGCCCACCTCGCGGTAAAAATCCGCGGTGCGCTGCTGATCTGCGATGACATTGGTGTCGATGCCGATCCAGGTCTGCCGGCGCCGCTCGAACTGCAGCTTGGCCGCCTCGGGCGTGATGCCGATGATGCGCGCCAGCGTGGCCGAGAAGGTGTCCACGTTGCGGTTGGACCATTGCTGCGCCCGTACCACGCGCAGCAAAAAGTCTTGCAGCTGCGGGCGCTTGGCGGCAATGGCGGCGTCGGTCGCGGCCAGGTAGCTCAGGCCCGGCAGCAGCCCACGGCCGCTGACCAGCACCCGCGCATGGCCGGCCGTCTCGGCCATTGCCGTGTAGGGCTCCCAGGTGGCCCAGGCATCGACCGAGCCCTGCGTGAGCGCGAGCTTGGCATCACCCGGCGCAAGAAAGCGAAAGCGCAGGTCCTCAGGCTTCAAGCCCGCGTGCAACGCGGCTTTCAGGGCCACGTAGTGGCCGATGGAGCCGCGGTTGGTGGCGACGCTGCGCCCACGCAAATCGGCCCCCGTCTTCAGCGGCGAATCCGGCCGCACCAGGACCGCCGTGCCGTAGGCATCCGAGCGGTTGGCGCCAATGGCCTTGACGCGGGTGCCTGCGGCCAGTGCAAACACCAGCGGCGCATCGCCAATCGGCCCCAAATCCACCGCCTGGGCGTTGAGGGCCTCGGCCAGCGGGGCTGCCGCCGGGAACTCGGACCACTGGATGTCATAGCTCAGCGATTCCAGCGCGCCTGCGGCCTCCAGCAAAGCGCGCAGCCCGCCCTTCTGGTCGCCGGCCTTGAGCACGGGCCGGCTTTGCGCATGCAAGGCTGGCACGCCGACTACCGTCGCAGTCAATGCGGCGCCCTGCAGCCAACGGCGGCGCGAAGGATGAAAGTTCTCAGAACTCATCACGCTGCTTTGCGTTGAGTGGAAAGGCGGTCAGCCACCAGTGCACGCGTGCGCGGAATCAGCTCACGACCGAAGTCGATGGCGTCTTCCAGCGGGTCGAAGCCACGGATCAGAAAGGTGGTCACGCCCAGGTCGTAGTAGTCCAGCAGCGCCTCGGCCACCTGCTCGGGCGTGCCGACCAGCGCCGTGCTGTTGGAGCGGCCACCGGTCTCCTTGGCGATCTCGGTCCATAGCCGCCGGTCCACGCGCGAGCCCTTGTCGGCTGCGGCCAGCAGGCGGCGTGCGCCCTCGCTTTGCAAGGGGCCACCGGTGCGGCCAAAGCCGTCGGTGGTGCGCAGGCGGCGGGTCTCTTGCAGGATGCTTTCTGCGCGCGCCCAGGCGGCGTCTTCCGTGGCGGCCAGGATGGGGCGGAAGGACACGCTGAAGCGCACGCTGCGGCCGAGCTTGGCGGCCTCGCCGCGCACACGGCTAGTGATCTCGCGTGCCTGGTCCAGCGACTCACCCCACAGCGCGTAGACGTCGGCATGGCGCGCCGCTACCGGGATGGCGGCATCAGAAGCGCCGCCGAAGTAGACCGGCACATGCGGCAGTCCGCGCTCCGAGCGCTGCAACGGCTTGACCTCCGAGAAGCCCTTCTCGAAGCGGTAGTGCTTGCCTGCATGGTCGAAGGGCGCGTCGCTGGTCCAGACACGGCGCAGGATGTCCAGGTATTCGTCGGTGCGCTCGTAGCGCTGGTCATGGTCCAGGTAATCGCCGTCGCGGCGCTGCTCGGCGTCCGAGCCACCGGAGATGTAGTGCACCGCCAGCCGGCCACCGCTGTACTGGTCGAGCGAGGCAAACTGGCGCGCCGCCAAGGTCGGCGCCACAAAGCCCGGCCGGTGCGCCAGCATGAAGTGGATGCGCTCGGTCACGGCGGCGGCATAGGCCACGGTCAGTGTGGCGTCGGGGCCGGTGGAGCCGTGCGGCACCAGGATGCGATCGAAGCCGGCCTGCTCGTGCGCCTGGGCAAAGGCGCGCACATAGTCGCGGTCTATCGCGGCGCCCGTGGGCGCGTGGATTTCCGAGACCTTCTGGGTCTGGATCATGCCGATGAATTCAACGCTGCTCTGGCTCATGGAATCTCCTGGTGGCGGCTACCGCCGTTGCGAAGATCGACCGTAACCAGCCCCCTATCAAAAGCGAACGCAGGAAATCATCTTTGCATATGCGCGAAGCATCGTTGGCCGGTATTCCCGTGGCCGCTACCGTTGCGGGCATGAGTGCCCGTCCCCTGCCCTTACCCCTGCGCCGCCCGGCGCCCGATGCCGCGCTGCTGGCACGCCTGTCCGCGCAGTTCGCGGCCACGGCGGCTGAATATGACCGCAGCGGCGCCTTCCCCCGCGCCAACTTCGAAACCTTGCAGGCGCATGGCCTGGTCGGCCTGGTCGCCCCACAGGCGCTGGGTGGCGGTGGCGCCTCGCTGGGCACTGCGCGCAGCGTCATCGCGGCCGTGGCGCGCGGCGAGCCCGCGACTGCGCTGATCCTGACCATGACCTACCTGCAGCACCACGGACTGGCACGCGCCGGCAGCCGTTGGCCGGCACCATTGCGCGAGCGCGTGCTGCGCGATGCGGTGGACACCGGTGCCCTGATCAACTCGCTGCGCGTGGAGCCGCAACTGGGCTCACCCGCGCGCGGCGGCCTGCCCGCGACGGTTGCGCGGCGCACGGCCGATGGCTGGATTCTCAGCGGCCACAAGCTCTACACCACCGGGATCGAGGGCCTGGCGTGGCTGTCGGTCTGGGGCCGCACGGACGAGGCCGCGCCGCGCACCGGGGTCTTCCTGGTGCCAAGCGATGCGCCGGGCGTGCGCATCATCCCCAGTTGGGACCACCTGGGCCTGCGTGCCTCGGGCAGCCACGAGGTGGTGTTTGAGGATGTGCAGATACCGCTGGAGCACGCCGTAGACCTGCGCGCGCCCGCCGACTGGGCCGCCGACGCCGGCAGCCAGACCGACATCGACGCCCACGCCACGCAGCAGGCCTGGATGGTGGTGCTGCTGGGCAGCCTCTATGACGCGGTGGCGCGTGCTGCGCGCGACTGGCTGGTAGATTTTTTGGCCCGGCGCGCGCCCGGCAGCCTGGGCGCGCCGCTGGCCAGCCTGCCAAGGGTGCAAGAAAACACCGGCGAGATCGAAGCACTGCTGCGCACCAACCGCATCCTGCTCGACCATGCCACAGCCGCCGTGGACCAAGGCCAGGTGCCGAGCGCCACCGACAGTGGCCTGCTCAAGTACACCGTCACCGGCAATGCCATCCGCGTGGTGGAGCTGGCATTGCAGCTAAGCGGCAACCACGGCCTGACGCGCCACAATCCGCTGGAGCGCCACTACCGCGACGTGCTGTGCAGCCGCATCCATACCCCGCAGAACGATGCGATCCTGGTGGCGGCCGGCCGGCGCGCCCTCCAGGAGAACAACGCATGACGACCGCCACCGCAACACCGCCCGCATCCATCACACCGCTGCGCGAATTCGTCGTCTCCTTTGGCCAGTTGCTGGACGGCGCACCCGACGAGGCCCGCATCCTGCGCGAAGGCGCGGCGCTGCTGCGCCGGCTGGTTGCGCGCGATGACTGGCTACCCGCCGCCTTTGCCGAGCCGGACCCAACGCGCTACCAGCAGTTTTTGCTGCATGCCGACTCGACCGAGCGCTTCTCGGTGGTGAGCTTTGTCTGGGGCCCAGGCCAGGCCACGCCGGTACACGACCACACCGTGTGGGGGCTGATCGGCATGCTGCGCGGCGCCGAGGTCGGCCAGGGCTATGTGCTGCAGGATGAGCGCCTGCTGCCCCATGGCGCGCCGGTGCAGTTGGCGCCCGGCGATGTCGAGGCCGTATCCCCCACCGTGGGCGACGTGCACCGGGTGCACAACGCGCACGACGACCAGGTGTCGATCAGCATCCATGTCTACGGCGCCAACATCGGCGCCGTGCGCCGCCACACCTATCCGGCCGAAGGCGGGCGCAAGCCCTTTGTCTCTGGCTATACCAACACCCTGCTGCCCAATCTCTGGGACCGCTCCGCCGAACTCCGCAACGCACCATGACCGATACGCTTACCGCCGAAAGGCCCGCAGCCACCCGCGCGCCCTTCCCCACCCTGCCCTACGCCACGGTGCGTGCGCGTCTGCTGGCACGCGAAGAAACCGCGCTGCTCGACGTGCGCGAAGAAGACCCGTACGCGCAGGCCCACCCGCTGTGGGCGGCCAACCTGCCGCTGTCGCGCATCGAGTTGGAAGCCTGGCGGCGCATACCGCGGCGCGACACCTTGATCGTGCTCTTTGGCGAGCATGCGGGCGAAGACCTGGCGCCGCGCGCAGCACAAACGCTGGCCGCGCTGGGCTATACCCGCGTGCACCTGCTCGAAGGCGGGCTGGACGGCTGGCGCGCTGCGGGCGGCGAGCTGTTTCGCGACGTCAACGTGCCCAGCAAATCCTTTGGCGAACTGGTCGAGCACGAGCGGCACACGCCTTCGCTCTCGGCGCAAGAGGTAAAGGCGCTGGTGGACGCCAAGGCGAATGTGGTGGTGCTGGATGCACGCCGCGTGGACGAGTACCAGACCATGAGCATCCCGAGCGCCACCAGCGTGCCCGGCGCCGAGCTGGTGCTTCGCGTGCGTGAACTCGCGCCTGACCCGGCCACGCAGGTGATCGTCAACTGCGCCGGCCGCACGCGCAGCATCATCGGCACGCAGTCGCTGGTGAACGCCGGCATCCCCAACCCGGTGGCCGCGCTGCGCAACGGCACCATCGGCTGGAAGCTCGCAGGCCAGGTACTGGACCATGGCGCCGACCGCCTGGCGCCAGCAGTGGTCGCAGAACCCAATCGCCACCAGGCGCAGGCCGACGCACGCCGTGTGGCCGAGCGCGCCGGTGTGCGCTGGACCACGCTCAATGCTCTGGCCTCACTCCAAGACCCGGCCCGCACGCTGTATCAATTCGACGTGCGCACGCCCGAGGAATATGCGGCCGGCCACCTGCCCGGCTTTGCCAGCACGCCCGGCGGGCAGTTGGTACAAGAAACCGACCACCACGTGCCGGTGCGCGGCGCCCGCATCGTGCTGGCCGATGACGATCAGGTACGTGCGCCGATGACGGCCTCGTGGCTGGCGCAAATGGGTTGGGACGTGCAGGTGCTGGCACCGGTCGATGCGGCAGCCTTCAGCGAGCGCGGATCACCCGCTGCGGCTTACCCACCATCAGCACCGGTTGCGGAAATTTCACCCGCCGAGTTGGCCGCCAACCGGCACACCGTGGCCGTGATCGATGTCACGACCGGGGTGAATTACGTCAAGCGCCACATCCCGGGCGCGTGGTGGGCGATCCGCGCCCAACTTGCGCAAGCACTTGAGCAAATTCCAACGGCGCAGCGCTATGTGCTGACCTGCGGCAGCAGTCTGCTGGCGCGCTATGCGGCGGCCGACCTGCGTGCCGCGCTGGATGCGCGTGGCGCACACACTGCCACGGTGCAGGTGCTGGCCGGCGGCAATGCGGCCTGGGCCGCAGCGGGCCTGCCGACCGAGGCCGGCGAGACCCGGCTGGCCACGCCGCGCACCGACCGCTACCGGCGCCCGTATGAGGGCACGGACGCACCGCGCGAGGCGATGCAGGGCTATCTGGATTGGGAGTTTGGGCTGGTGGAGCAGTTGGGCCGGGACGGCACGCACCACTTCAGCGTGATCTGACGATCTGACGCACTTCCTGGCCGCAAGCGGCCAGGAATGTCTTCAGCTGACCGGCTGCGCCGCCTTGAACAGGGCGGCAAGCTT
It encodes:
- a CDS encoding aconitate hydratase; this translates as MPKPTSHDFAKTLKKLKTAPGSSGKFFSLPVLTEQFPSVARLPVSIRIVLESVLRNCDGKKITAEHVAQLANWKPNAERVDEIPFVVSRVVLQDFTGVPLLADLAAMRSTANRLGKKPKRIEPLVPVDLVVDHSIMVDYYGTKDALDLNMKLEFKRNEERYQFMKWGMQAFDTFGVVPPGFGIVHQVNLEYLARGVHQRKSDGVYYPDTLVGTDSHTTMVNGIGVVAWGVGGIEAEAAMLGQPVYFLTPDVVGFELTGQLREGVTATDLVLTVTEILRKHKVVGKFVEFFGEGTRTLGVPDRATIGNMAPEYGATMGFFPVDEKTIEYFKGTGRTKTEIEAFEAYFRAQQLFGVPLAGEIDYSQTVKLDLGEVTPSLAGPKRPQDRIELGKVADQFETLFSRPAAENGFNQPAERLAQRYPLLVSHADEALAELATPSGAARHVVEMEANRPMLEPAEGTAKASESDTKGVTVGSGDVLIAAITSCTNTSNPSVLLAAGLLAKKAVEAGLKVQPHIKTSLAPGSRIVTEYLAETGLLPYLEKLGFALAGYGCTTCIGNAGDLTPELNEAITKNDLVCAAVLSGNRNFEARIHPNLKANFLASPPLVVAYAIAGTVLRDLMTEPVGKGKKGRDIYLGDIWPTSDEIYALLKYAMKGKAFRENYSKVRTDPGKLWEKIKGVTGQTYNWPASTYIAEPPFFKDFTLEGGTGEEAVKVEGARIMALFGDSITTDHISPAGSIKESSPAGQWLLANGVQKADFNSYGARRGNHDVMMRGTFANVRIKNLMIPARPDGSREEGGLTLFQSDGSDQGKKMSIFDAAMQYIAEGTPTVVFAGEEYGTGSSRDWAAKGTQLLGIKAVVARSFERIHRSNLVGMGVLPLQFRAGESWETLGLKGNEKVDVIPHPELKPQSEATLVITGADGKRREVKAILRIDTPVEVEYYRHGGILPFVLRQLLAA
- a CDS encoding H-NS histone family protein, which codes for MTSYKELLKQREALEAQISDARQRETADAVAQARRIVEEYGLTAQDVFPPARGRTSAARGSKVAAKYRDPATGATWTGRGKAPKWIQGEDRAKYAI
- a CDS encoding hemolysin family protein translates to MDFLLIALLTLLNGVFAMSELALASSRRSRLAALAEEGDKGAQASLALLDHPTEFLSSVQVGITSIGMLNGILGEAAFSDDLAVLLQSIGTPARAAEISATAIVVILITFITIVFGELVPKRIGQLYPETVARWVARPMTWVARVAKPFVHLLSFSTRSILRLLRVDTSGGRPMTEEEIVASLEEGVDAGIIEQHEHRMVQNVFHLDDRPLTSLMVPRADIDWMDASATVAAALRQAGASPERGSHSWYPVCRGSLDEVVGIISVAQLLALGAEAEGSIEAHAQPASFLPETLSGMELLEQFRAQSGRLVFVVDEYGVVQGLMTPRDLLEAITGELQPGGQAQAWAVQRADGSWLLDGLMPVGELKDRLDIRDLPGEDRNLYNTLAGLLMSESGRLPAVGEQVECAGWIFEVVDLDGKRIDKVLAMLPVENQVVG
- a CDS encoding symmetrical bis(5'-nucleosyl)-tetraphosphatase, with the translated sequence MALYCMGDVQGCDSALQRLLDTLDFSPSRDTLYVLGDLVNRGPDSAAVLRRLMRYGDAARCVLGNHDLHLLAVAHGIRPAHRLDTLEGILAATDRATMLDWLRMQPMARRITHGAQELLLVHAGVLPAWTAADVMALAAEVEAALRGPDLASFLSTMYGNAPAAWDDRLTGADRLRVVVNALTRLRFCTPEGRMDFAVKEGAAQAPTGLLPWFDLPERRTRDMTVVFGHWSTLGWLERPDLLSLDTGCVWGGCLSAVRLGPTREACDLVQVKCEQAQAPG
- a CDS encoding ABC transporter substrate-binding protein, giving the protein MSSENFHPSRRRWLQGAALTATVVGVPALHAQSRPVLKAGDQKGGLRALLEAAGALESLSYDIQWSEFPAAAPLAEALNAQAVDLGPIGDAPLVFALAAGTRVKAIGANRSDAYGTAVLVRPDSPLKTGADLRGRSVATNRGSIGHYVALKAALHAGLKPEDLRFRFLAPGDAKLALTQGSVDAWATWEPYTAMAETAGHARVLVSGRGLLPGLSYLAATDAAIAAKRPQLQDFLLRVVRAQQWSNRNVDTFSATLARIIGITPEAAKLQFERRRQTWIGIDTNVIADQQRTADFYREVGLIPQPLQVQATFDTGFRIDPA
- a CDS encoding LLM class flavin-dependent oxidoreductase — its product is MSQSSVEFIGMIQTQKVSEIHAPTGAAIDRDYVRAFAQAHEQAGFDRILVPHGSTGPDATLTVAYAAAVTERIHFMLAHRPGFVAPTLAARQFASLDQYSGGRLAVHYISGGSDAEQRRDGDYLDHDQRYERTDEYLDILRRVWTSDAPFDHAGKHYRFEKGFSEVKPLQRSERGLPHVPVYFGGASDAAIPVAARHADVYALWGESLDQAREITSRVRGEAAKLGRSVRFSVSFRPILAATEDAAWARAESILQETRRLRTTDGFGRTGGPLQSEGARRLLAAADKGSRVDRRLWTEIAKETGGRSNSTALVGTPEQVAEALLDYYDLGVTTFLIRGFDPLEDAIDFGRELIPRTRALVADRLSTQRKAA
- a CDS encoding acyl-CoA dehydrogenase family protein — translated: MSARPLPLPLRRPAPDAALLARLSAQFAATAAEYDRSGAFPRANFETLQAHGLVGLVAPQALGGGGASLGTARSVIAAVARGEPATALILTMTYLQHHGLARAGSRWPAPLRERVLRDAVDTGALINSLRVEPQLGSPARGGLPATVARRTADGWILSGHKLYTTGIEGLAWLSVWGRTDEAAPRTGVFLVPSDAPGVRIIPSWDHLGLRASGSHEVVFEDVQIPLEHAVDLRAPADWAADAGSQTDIDAHATQQAWMVVLLGSLYDAVARAARDWLVDFLARRAPGSLGAPLASLPRVQENTGEIEALLRTNRILLDHATAAVDQGQVPSATDSGLLKYTVTGNAIRVVELALQLSGNHGLTRHNPLERHYRDVLCSRIHTPQNDAILVAAGRRALQENNA
- a CDS encoding cysteine dioxygenase, with product MTTATATPPASITPLREFVVSFGQLLDGAPDEARILREGAALLRRLVARDDWLPAAFAEPDPTRYQQFLLHADSTERFSVVSFVWGPGQATPVHDHTVWGLIGMLRGAEVGQGYVLQDERLLPHGAPVQLAPGDVEAVSPTVGDVHRVHNAHDDQVSISIHVYGANIGAVRRHTYPAEGGRKPFVSGYTNTLLPNLWDRSAELRNAP
- a CDS encoding rhodanese-like domain-containing protein, which encodes MTDTLTAERPAATRAPFPTLPYATVRARLLAREETALLDVREEDPYAQAHPLWAANLPLSRIELEAWRRIPRRDTLIVLFGEHAGEDLAPRAAQTLAALGYTRVHLLEGGLDGWRAAGGELFRDVNVPSKSFGELVEHERHTPSLSAQEVKALVDAKANVVVLDARRVDEYQTMSIPSATSVPGAELVLRVRELAPDPATQVIVNCAGRTRSIIGTQSLVNAGIPNPVAALRNGTIGWKLAGQVLDHGADRLAPAVVAEPNRHQAQADARRVAERAGVRWTTLNALASLQDPARTLYQFDVRTPEEYAAGHLPGFASTPGGQLVQETDHHVPVRGARIVLADDDQVRAPMTASWLAQMGWDVQVLAPVDAAAFSERGSPAAAYPPSAPVAEISPAELAANRHTVAVIDVTTGVNYVKRHIPGAWWAIRAQLAQALEQIPTAQRYVLTCGSSLLARYAAADLRAALDARGAHTATVQVLAGGNAAWAAAGLPTEAGETRLATPRTDRYRRPYEGTDAPREAMQGYLDWEFGLVEQLGRDGTHHFSVI